A portion of the Paenibacillus marchantiae genome contains these proteins:
- a CDS encoding amino acid permease — MKSHVHQKEEEKLSWISLSLFGAGCTLGTGFFLGTSLAIHWSGLYVLVLLVLAAAGTYFVFGALAQMTAEDPKEGAFRTYAGEAFGPWAGFGSGWMYWSSEMLIMGSSLTALGLFSQFWFPKFPLWVFVAVYACIGLFIAALGAKGLTQTENVLAVIKLAATVAFIAIAAAACLGWLDVKITPQKITNEWFPHKIKGVWTGFIYAFFAFAGIEVMGLMAAKLKEPKDAVKSGRVMLLTVSTLYVVAIALILLLVPAAKLTPDESPLVKAMSSIGFTVVVHILNGILIIAGFSTMVASIYAITSMLVKLGEDGDAPKMFTKTWGKKNMPLYALGCTAAGLILSTLLALWMPKSLFEYVTTAGSLVLMYTWLLICVTYIKKMKPTSWNRIKVWIAMVLILAAVAGTAMEKASRRGLLASIGLVVLIALITYIVNKVRKPRPPSSTEPSKP, encoded by the coding sequence ATGAAAAGTCATGTGCATCAAAAAGAAGAAGAGAAACTGAGCTGGATTAGTCTTTCCTTATTTGGAGCGGGGTGTACGCTGGGAACCGGATTTTTCCTCGGAACAAGTCTGGCTATTCATTGGTCCGGTTTATACGTGCTTGTACTTTTGGTGCTGGCTGCTGCGGGGACCTATTTTGTATTTGGAGCATTAGCTCAGATGACGGCAGAAGATCCGAAAGAAGGGGCTTTTCGAACATATGCCGGTGAAGCGTTCGGCCCATGGGCCGGTTTCGGAAGCGGATGGATGTATTGGTCTTCCGAAATGCTGATCATGGGCAGTTCATTAACTGCTCTCGGATTATTCTCTCAATTTTGGTTTCCCAAGTTTCCGTTGTGGGTGTTTGTGGCAGTATACGCATGTATTGGATTGTTCATCGCCGCATTGGGAGCCAAAGGGTTAACTCAAACAGAAAATGTACTCGCAGTAATCAAGTTAGCTGCAACGGTTGCTTTTATCGCAATTGCAGCAGCGGCTTGTCTGGGCTGGTTAGATGTGAAGATTACGCCGCAGAAAATAACGAATGAATGGTTCCCTCACAAAATAAAAGGCGTGTGGACCGGGTTTATTTATGCCTTTTTTGCCTTTGCCGGGATTGAGGTCATGGGTTTAATGGCAGCCAAGCTGAAAGAACCTAAGGATGCAGTGAAATCAGGCAGAGTGATGTTATTAACCGTCAGTACGCTGTATGTTGTGGCAATTGCCTTAATCCTTCTTCTGGTTCCTGCTGCTAAATTAACACCAGACGAGAGTCCTCTCGTCAAAGCGATGTCATCAATTGGATTTACGGTCGTGGTTCATATTCTCAATGGAATTTTGATAATCGCCGGATTCTCCACGATGGTCGCTTCAATCTATGCGATTACGTCCATGTTGGTTAAACTGGGTGAAGACGGAGATGCACCGAAGATGTTTACGAAGACTTGGGGAAAAAAGAACATGCCCCTATATGCATTAGGATGTACTGCGGCTGGATTAATCCTTTCTACTCTCCTGGCATTATGGATGCCTAAGAGCCTATTCGAATATGTAACAACCGCAGGTAGCTTGGTATTAATGTATACCTGGCTTCTGATTTGCGTCACGTATATCAAGAAAATGAAGCCAACAAGTTGGAATCGCATCAAAGTGTGGATCGCCATGGTCCTTATACTTGCAGCAGTAGCTGGCACGGCTATGGAAAAAGCCAGCAGAAGAGGTCTGCTGGCCAGTATAGGTCTTGTTGTATTGATTGCCTTGATTACTTACATTGTAAACAAAGTACGAAAACCGCGACCTCCATCATCTACTGAGCCATCAAAGCCCTGA
- a CDS encoding glycoside hydrolase family 2 TIM barrel-domain containing protein, with protein sequence MLTKMNLQGSWELQLDEHKQGVQGPFDDTITLPNTTSHARKGRKNVVAHIGSLTDEYAYEGWVWLKREIDIPSTLAGKKCSLYLERTRITKLWVDGEEVGAQDSLNTPHISSLPEGLSQGEHTLTIRVDNTDYPTKGGHLTSVDTQTNWNGITGKLEIQFYHEVHMGEVQIYPNATERTFRITSTLSKSISGTVLSVTAQTFKPLLKETHGYVASDRNHVVNEQTYPCSQDEVHVLYKMGDDALLWSDSDPHLYVLTLTLLGEHGDVLDTTEIITGLRDFEANGDAFTINGRKTFLRGKHDGLIFPLKGYAPTDVDEWLQILSISKSYGINHYRFHTCCPPEAAFTAADLLGIYMEPELPFWGTITDELDPQHNQAEQDYLIREGFAMLKAYGNHPSFVMMSLGNELWGSKERLNAIIKAYRAFDPRHLYTQGSNNFQFTPLILEEEDFYCGVRFSKDRLFRGSYAMCDAPLGHVQTDVPGTLKDYDDMILPDGTVSESEGIQADESEIQIQYGTEAKTVKAASVEQQLIPHLPVISHEIGQYAMYPNYEEIEKYTGSLKAKNFEVFRERLQSKGMGHLAEPFFKSSGKLAVACYKEELEAAFRSNHLAGFQLLDLQDFSGQGTALVGILDAFMDSKGLVTPEEWRTYCSDAVLLARFEKFNYNSGEDFNAYIQLRYYRTDSLRGQTVEWEMRDSDQRIAQGKDEISFVSGETWFEISQIKFKLPDVKKMTPITLSLHIPGTDIRKQYDLWVYPDHDVTAIEQDYIYKELSDEVIALLEKGESVLLLPTLEDNDSSVEGTYCTDFWCYPMFRSISESMNKQVPVGTLGLLINNSHPALKHFPSETHSTYPWWHIVMNSRSIILDKVAENVQPFVQTIDNFERNHKLGLLFECQVGKGKLLVGALHYDKLIKQTEGRQLLYSLAQYVKSEDFQPEAKIELDELQQLLGKK encoded by the coding sequence ATGTTAACCAAAATGAACTTGCAGGGAAGCTGGGAGCTTCAACTGGATGAACATAAACAAGGCGTACAAGGCCCATTTGACGATACCATAACGCTGCCGAACACGACTTCTCATGCACGCAAAGGAAGAAAGAATGTTGTGGCTCACATCGGGTCTTTGACTGATGAATATGCATATGAAGGATGGGTGTGGCTGAAAAGGGAGATTGATATACCTTCAACGCTTGCTGGCAAGAAATGCAGTTTGTATCTGGAACGCACGCGCATAACCAAGTTATGGGTCGATGGTGAAGAAGTTGGAGCACAGGATAGTCTTAACACCCCCCATATATCCAGCTTACCGGAAGGGCTATCGCAGGGAGAACACACCCTCACCATCCGAGTCGATAATACGGACTATCCGACGAAAGGCGGGCATCTTACATCCGTCGATACTCAGACCAACTGGAACGGAATTACCGGGAAGCTGGAGATTCAATTTTACCACGAGGTGCATATGGGTGAGGTACAGATCTATCCCAATGCTACAGAGCGAACATTCAGAATCACAAGTACATTGTCCAAATCGATATCAGGTACTGTATTGTCCGTTACTGCGCAAACCTTCAAGCCCCTTTTAAAAGAGACACATGGATATGTGGCATCAGACAGAAATCATGTGGTGAATGAGCAAACTTATCCATGCAGCCAGGACGAAGTTCATGTGCTCTACAAGATGGGAGACGACGCATTGCTCTGGAGTGATTCAGATCCACATCTGTATGTGCTGACCCTTACTCTGTTGGGGGAACATGGCGATGTGCTGGATACAACCGAAATCATAACAGGACTGCGAGATTTTGAAGCTAATGGAGATGCTTTTACTATCAACGGTCGAAAGACCTTTCTTCGTGGAAAACATGATGGTCTAATCTTCCCACTTAAAGGTTACGCGCCAACCGATGTGGATGAATGGCTGCAAATCCTGAGTATTTCCAAATCATATGGTATAAATCATTATCGTTTCCATACATGTTGTCCGCCTGAAGCAGCGTTCACCGCTGCAGATCTGCTTGGCATCTATATGGAGCCTGAATTGCCATTCTGGGGTACAATCACGGATGAACTCGACCCACAGCATAATCAGGCTGAACAGGACTATCTTATTCGTGAAGGCTTTGCCATGCTCAAGGCGTATGGGAATCATCCTTCTTTTGTAATGATGTCACTTGGTAATGAACTTTGGGGCAGTAAAGAAAGACTGAATGCCATTATTAAAGCGTACAGAGCATTTGATCCACGCCATCTGTACACCCAGGGTTCAAACAATTTTCAGTTCACTCCGCTGATTCTAGAGGAAGAAGATTTTTACTGTGGCGTACGTTTTTCCAAAGATAGACTTTTCCGCGGCTCTTATGCCATGTGTGATGCCCCGTTGGGTCATGTTCAAACCGACGTGCCTGGTACTCTGAAGGACTACGACGACATGATCTTGCCTGATGGAACAGTTTCGGAGAGTGAGGGAATTCAAGCAGATGAATCGGAGATTCAAATTCAATATGGAACGGAAGCCAAGACCGTGAAAGCCGCTTCTGTTGAACAACAGCTCATTCCGCATCTACCCGTCATTTCCCATGAAATTGGACAATATGCCATGTATCCCAATTATGAAGAGATCGAGAAGTATACCGGATCGCTGAAGGCAAAAAACTTCGAGGTGTTTCGGGAACGATTGCAATCCAAAGGAATGGGACATCTGGCTGAACCCTTTTTCAAAAGTTCTGGAAAACTTGCAGTAGCCTGCTATAAGGAAGAGCTTGAGGCGGCATTTCGATCCAATCATCTGGCAGGATTTCAATTGCTCGATCTTCAGGACTTTAGTGGACAGGGGACTGCACTGGTAGGTATTTTGGATGCCTTCATGGATTCGAAAGGGCTGGTTACTCCTGAGGAGTGGAGGACGTATTGCTCCGATGCAGTACTTCTGGCCCGATTCGAGAAATTTAACTACAATTCGGGTGAAGATTTCAATGCCTATATTCAATTAAGGTACTACCGAACAGATTCATTGAGGGGTCAGACTGTGGAGTGGGAAATGCGTGATTCGGATCAGCGGATTGCACAAGGAAAAGACGAGATTTCCTTTGTATCTGGAGAAACTTGGTTTGAGATTAGCCAAATAAAGTTCAAGCTGCCTGATGTGAAAAAGATGACGCCAATCACTCTATCCCTGCATATTCCAGGTACCGATATTCGGAAACAATATGACCTATGGGTATACCCTGATCATGATGTGACAGCTATTGAACAAGACTATATTTATAAGGAATTGTCCGATGAAGTCATTGCCTTACTTGAAAAAGGTGAGAGCGTGCTGCTGCTCCCAACACTCGAAGATAACGACAGTTCAGTCGAAGGCACATATTGTACCGATTTCTGGTGTTATCCGATGTTCCGATCCATTTCGGAAAGCATGAACAAGCAAGTTCCCGTCGGCACACTAGGCCTTCTAATCAATAACTCACACCCTGCTTTGAAGCACTTTCCAAGTGAGACCCATTCCACTTATCCTTGGTGGCATATCGTTATGAATTCACGGTCTATTATTCTGGATAAAGTCGCAGAGAATGTTCAACCTTTCGTTCAAACCATCGATAATTTTGAACGTAATCATAAGCTGGGGCTGCTGTTTGAATGTCAAGTTGGAAAAGGCAAGCTGCTGGTTGGAGCACTACATTATGATAAATTGATTAAACAGACAGAAGGGCGCCAGTTACTTTACAGCCTTGCACAATATGTAAAAAGTGAGGACTTCCAACCGGAAGCCAAGATAGAACTGGATGAGCTTCAACAGTTGTTAGGAAAGAAATAG
- the helD gene encoding RNA polymerase recycling motor HelD, whose amino-acid sequence MQTKDWQLEQERLESVRNKLQAKIAELEPKVAGMHDQATEIRKRFWEEVTINTSTHEDFEETFYTINQQSAVLAERERGHMRLTQQWNNMKRLLPSPYFGRIDFQEKGLAHTDQIYIGVSSFVDQDGLSFLIYDWRTPIASMYYDSSPGVASYVTPIGRIDGTIELKRQFQIHNGEIRNMFDANETIGDQLLQQVLGKGADSQMKSIVATIQKEQNAIIRNDTSRMLIVQGAAGSGKTSAALQRVAYLLYKHRQTISADQIVLFSPNPMFGSYISTVLPELGEDNMQQTTFQQFLDYWLGSSLRPEDVFDQIEYVLTSHEAPGYEARLQGIEYKASDAFLQALQNYGNWLGQEGMRFNSIRFRNRDLITAEQMRAEFYGYDRSLPLLNRVVLLQEWLLKELASLERMEREESWVQEELNYLDNDQYADIFEVLHKDKEVFDIAEQYAQIREKISKKRREDEGDFDFAQKEEELLGRKIVKERFSPLRKGIKKFSFVDIKGIYGELFVDEATYREKTNATFIPSLWPEICSQTKESLIRNELFHEDATPYLYVKEMIEGVRTNTEIKYVFVDEGQDYSTFQYEYLKKLFPRARMTVLGDFGQAIFTQATNLAAADSPLVRLYGEAETSLFSLVRSYRSTKEIVEFTRAMLPDGDEIVPFERKGLKPLLTRRNDREKLDAQMVADIAALRAEGFDSIAIITKTAAESHKAHESLQIQGGEVLQLVTKETFNFEKGVMVIPVYLAKGVEFDAVLVYDGSSGAYSRDNERKLLYTACTRAMHRLHLYMAGDWSPFIQALPADLYEESEAYKAE is encoded by the coding sequence ATGCAAACAAAAGATTGGCAGCTGGAACAGGAACGGCTGGAGTCTGTAAGGAACAAACTGCAGGCCAAAATCGCAGAATTGGAGCCAAAGGTTGCCGGAATGCATGACCAGGCTACGGAAATTCGCAAGCGCTTTTGGGAAGAAGTTACGATCAACACTAGCACCCACGAAGATTTCGAAGAGACCTTCTACACCATTAACCAGCAGTCCGCGGTATTGGCCGAGCGGGAACGTGGTCACATGCGGTTGACGCAGCAATGGAATAACATGAAACGTTTGCTCCCATCCCCTTATTTTGGCCGCATCGACTTTCAGGAGAAAGGTCTGGCCCACACCGATCAGATCTATATCGGCGTATCTTCTTTTGTCGACCAAGATGGATTGAGCTTTCTGATCTATGATTGGCGTACACCGATCGCGAGCATGTACTACGATTCTTCCCCCGGTGTAGCGTCCTATGTGACGCCGATCGGAAGAATCGATGGCACAATAGAGCTCAAACGGCAATTTCAGATCCATAACGGAGAAATCCGCAATATGTTTGATGCAAACGAGACGATTGGAGACCAATTGTTGCAGCAAGTGCTCGGAAAAGGTGCGGATTCACAAATGAAAAGCATCGTGGCAACCATTCAGAAGGAACAAAACGCCATTATCCGTAATGACACAAGCCGAATGCTTATCGTACAAGGAGCAGCGGGTAGCGGTAAAACTTCGGCAGCCTTGCAGCGAGTGGCGTACTTATTGTACAAACACCGCCAGACGATCAGTGCTGATCAGATCGTCCTTTTCTCACCGAATCCGATGTTTGGCAGTTATATTTCCACTGTCCTTCCGGAGCTCGGTGAAGATAATATGCAGCAGACTACTTTTCAACAATTTCTCGACTATTGGCTCGGCTCTTCGTTGCGTCCGGAGGATGTCTTTGATCAGATTGAATATGTACTGACCTCGCATGAAGCTCCGGGCTATGAGGCTCGGCTTCAGGGGATTGAATATAAAGCCTCCGATGCTTTTCTGCAAGCCTTGCAGAATTATGGAAACTGGTTGGGGCAGGAAGGCATGCGATTCAACAGCATTCGGTTTCGAAATCGTGATTTGATTACTGCGGAGCAAATGAGAGCCGAATTTTACGGTTATGATCGTTCCCTGCCCTTGTTAAATCGCGTTGTACTCTTACAGGAGTGGCTGCTGAAAGAGCTGGCTTCCCTGGAACGTATGGAACGTGAAGAATCATGGGTACAGGAAGAATTGAATTATCTCGACAACGATCAGTATGCGGATATCTTCGAAGTACTGCATAAAGATAAGGAAGTATTTGATATCGCGGAACAGTACGCCCAAATTCGTGAGAAAATAAGCAAGAAGCGTCGAGAAGATGAAGGTGATTTTGACTTTGCCCAGAAGGAGGAGGAACTGCTCGGCCGCAAGATCGTGAAAGAACGGTTTAGCCCACTAAGAAAAGGTATCAAGAAATTCTCGTTTGTTGATATCAAAGGCATATATGGCGAATTGTTTGTTGACGAAGCCACTTATCGGGAGAAAACGAATGCTACGTTTATCCCCTCGCTATGGCCTGAGATATGCAGTCAAACCAAGGAAAGCCTGATCCGGAACGAGTTGTTCCATGAGGATGCGACGCCCTATTTGTATGTAAAAGAAATGATTGAAGGTGTCCGGACAAACACGGAAATTAAGTATGTCTTCGTTGACGAGGGTCAGGATTATTCAACATTTCAATATGAATATCTCAAAAAGCTGTTTCCTCGAGCCCGTATGACCGTGCTCGGCGATTTCGGGCAAGCGATCTTCACGCAGGCTACTAATTTGGCCGCAGCTGATTCACCATTAGTCCGTCTCTACGGTGAAGCCGAAACAAGTCTTTTCTCCCTAGTACGCAGTTATCGCTCAACGAAGGAGATCGTTGAATTTACAAGAGCGATGCTTCCAGACGGAGATGAAATTGTACCCTTTGAAAGAAAAGGCCTAAAGCCCCTGCTGACGAGAAGAAACGACAGAGAGAAGCTGGATGCACAAATGGTGGCAGATATCGCTGCGCTAAGAGCCGAGGGCTTTGATTCCATCGCTATTATTACGAAGACCGCCGCCGAAAGCCACAAGGCCCATGAATCGTTACAGATTCAAGGAGGCGAAGTGTTGCAGCTCGTTACGAAGGAAACGTTCAACTTTGAAAAAGGTGTAATGGTCATTCCTGTGTACCTTGCCAAAGGTGTCGAGTTCGATGCAGTCTTGGTCTATGATGGTTCGTCTGGAGCTTATAGCCGCGACAATGAACGCAAACTTCTTTATACGGCGTGTACGCGCGCTATGCATCGCCTTCATCTGTACATGGCGGGCGATTGGTCGCCATTCATACAGGCCTTGCCAGCGGATTTGTACGAGGAATCGGAGGCCTATAAAGCGGAGTAA